The proteins below are encoded in one region of Helianthus annuus cultivar XRQ/B chromosome 2, HanXRQr2.0-SUNRISE, whole genome shotgun sequence:
- the LOC110919128 gene encoding replication protein A 70 kDa DNA-binding subunit B, producing MTKSVSPDAISVIMSNPSPDSSTVLPEIVLQILDLKPAGNRYTFNVNDGKRKLKAILQASLSSEVINGNIQNLGLIRVIDYTLNDIPNKNEKFLIVIKCEAVSPALEAEFKVEVKTEGAGILLKPKQEVVTKSAAQIIYEQNRNMAPTARTSMTRRVHPLASLNPYQGNWTIKVRLTSKGNMRHYKNARGQGCVFNVELTDEDGTQIQATMFNEAARKFFDVFEMGKVYYISKGTLKVANKQFKTVQNDYEMTLNENSQVEEAVNEAAFIPETKFNFVPIDQLGPYVNQKELIDVIGVVQSVSPTMSIRRKIDNESIPKRDITIADDTKKTVVVSLWNVLATDLGQKLLDMADESPVVAIKSLRVSDFQGVSLSTVNKSIIEVNPNSPDSEKLKSWFQSEGKETNMESIGLNLSPSMKNGGRSMYADRVTLNQITSNSSLGEEKPVWYSIRACMSMIRSDQAMYYQACKTCYKKVTEDVGSGYWCQACQKNESDCSLRYILSAKFSDASGGAWLSVFSDEAEKLIGCSATELHNLKSQDDGSEYETQLKKATWVPYLFRVMVAQKEYNNEKKQRITVKSIAHVDFAAESKFLLEEISTMKA from the exons ATGACGAAATCAGTGAGTCCAGATGCGATATCGGTTATCATGTCGAATCCTAGTCCAGATTCCTCTACTGTTCTTCCGGAAATCGTTCTTCAAATACTCGATCTCAAGCCAGCTGGCAACAGATACAC GTTTAATGTGAATGATGGGAAGAGGAAGTTGAAGGCTATTTTGCAAGCAAGTTTGTCATCTGAAGTAATCAATGGAAACATTCAAAATTTGGGTCTCATTCGTGTTATTGATTACACTCTTAATGACATCCCAAACAAGAATGAAAA GTTCTTGATTGTGATAAAATGTGAAGCGGTTTCGCCTGCGTTGGAGGCAGAGTTTAAGGTGGAGGTGAAGACTGAAGGTGCAGGCATTTTGTTGAAGCCAAAGCAAGAAGTTGTTACTAAATCAGCTGCTCAAATTATCTATGAACAgaacagaaa CATGGCACCCACTGCACGGACTTCTATGACTAGACGGGTTCACCCGTTGGCTTCCTTAAACCCGTATCAAGGAAACTGGACGATTAAAGTTCGGCTCACATCCAAAGGAAACATGCGCCATTACAAGAATGCACGAGGCCAAGGTTGTGTCTTCAATGTAGAATTAACCGATGAAGAC GGTACTCAAATTCAAGCAACCATGTTCAACGAGGCTGCAAGGAAGTTTTTCGATGTGTTTGAAATGGGAAAAGTTTATTACATATCCAAAGGGACTTTAAAGGTTGCTAACAAGCAATTCAAGACCGTACAAAACGATTATGAAATGACTCTGAACGAAAATTCTCAAGTGGAAGAAGCAGTCAACGAAGCAGCCTTTATCCCCGAAACCAAGTTCAACTTTGTCCCGATTGATCAGTTGGGACCATACGTCAATCAGAAGGAGCTTATTG ATGTCATTGGTGTGGTCCAAAGTGTATCGCCAACCATGAGCATTAGAAGAAAAATCGATAACGAGTCCATCCCAAAACGTGACATAACTATTGCAGACGACAC GAAGAAAACTGTAGTTGTATCTTTGTGGAACGTTCTCGCCACTGATCTTGGTCAAAAACTATTAGACATGGCCGATGAGTCGCCTGTAGTTGCAATCAAATCTTTACGCGTATCTGATTTCCAAG GGGTATCTTTGTCAACGGTGAACAAAAGTATCATAGAAGTTAATCCCAATTCTCCTGATTCCGAAAAACTAAAATCATGGTTTCAATCCGAAGGCAAAGAAACCAACATGGAATCTATCGGTTTGAATTTGAGCCCTTCAATGAAAAATGGCGGTAGATCAATGTACGCCGATCGTGTGACACTGAACCAAATCACCAGCAACTCATCTTTGGGTGAAGAAAAG CCTGTGTGGTACAGTATACGCGCTTGTATGAGTATGATTAGATCCGATCAAGCCATGTATTATCAAGCTTGCAAAACATGTTACAAAAAGGTTACTGAAGATGTTGGTTCTGGTTACTGGTGTCAAGCGTGCCAGAAGAACGAAAGCGACTGCAGTTTGAG GTATATATTGTCTGCAAAGTTTTCTGATGCAAGTGGTGGAGCTTGGTTATCTGTTTTCAGTGATGAAGCTGAGAAACTAATCGGTTGCTCTGCTACCGAACTACATAATTTGAAGTCACAG GATGATGGAAGCGAATACGAAACTCAACTTAAAAAGGCGACGTGGGTCCCATATCTTTTCCGGGTGATGGTTGCACAAAAAGAGTACAAC
- the LOC110893834 gene encoding metalloendoproteinase 4-MMP has product MVIIVHNFTDVFDDTFESAVVNYQKNLGLTVTGKLDAVTVTQIMSPFCGLISMFPRYDYSTADIKIGFYKGDHGDGEPFDSVLGVLAQAFSPKNGRLHLDEAETWAVDFKSSKTMCCEEYKGTQLQSNFK; this is encoded by the exons ATGGTG ATAATCGTTCACAACTTCACGGACGTATTCGATGACACCTTCGAATCAGCCGTCGTAAACTACCAGAAAAACCTCGGACTTACGGTCACCGGAAAGCTCGACGCCGTCACCGTTACACAAATAATGTCACCGTTCTGTG gtctcatctcgatgtttccgcgtTATGATTACTCAACTGCCGATATAAAAATCGGATTTTATAAAGGCGACCATGGTGATGGAGAGCCGTTTGACAGCGTTTTGGGGGTTTTAGCTCAGGCTTTTTCGCCGAAAAACGGTAGGCTGCATTTAGATGAAGCTGAAACGTGGGCCGTTGATTTTAAATCGAGTAAAACTATGTGTTGTGAAGAATATAAAGGCACACAGTTGCAATCAAACTTCAAATGA